From the Streptococcus sp. 29887 genome, one window contains:
- a CDS encoding cation diffusion facilitator family transporter: MSSSKNTFIAFLLNLSFSIIEFIFGWIFGSSAILADAVHDLGDALAIGSSAIMQTYANKPADKNYPFGYKRWNILAALLTSSILIIGSSLILVENIPNLFHPNPVNQDGMLVLGIIAIIINLLASRIVKNGHSHNESILSLHFLEDILGWLAVILVSIILQFTDWYFLDPLLSLGIAIFILSKALPKAWNSVKILLETSPQEVNLEEVKEILLALENVHEITQLNVWTMDGYDHCATVTVKLTNPAVADKTKAKIRNSLITFGIVQSTIEIL; this comes from the coding sequence ATGTCATCTTCTAAAAATACATTTATCGCTTTTCTCCTCAATCTCAGCTTTTCTATCATCGAGTTTATCTTTGGTTGGATCTTTGGTTCCAGTGCCATCTTAGCAGATGCTGTTCATGATTTGGGTGACGCCCTCGCCATCGGAAGCTCTGCCATCATGCAAACCTATGCCAACAAACCTGCTGACAAGAACTATCCTTTTGGCTACAAGAGATGGAATATTTTGGCCGCTCTATTGACTTCTAGTATTCTGATTATCGGCTCCAGCTTGATCCTTGTAGAAAACATTCCCAATCTTTTCCATCCCAACCCTGTCAATCAAGATGGGATGTTAGTCCTCGGCATTATCGCTATCATCATCAATTTACTCGCTTCCCGTATTGTAAAAAATGGCCATAGCCATAATGAATCCATTCTCAGCTTGCACTTTTTAGAGGATATTTTGGGATGGCTGGCGGTCATCCTTGTTTCCATCATTCTTCAATTCACTGATTGGTACTTTCTAGACCCACTCCTCTCACTCGGTATTGCTATCTTCATCCTCTCCAAAGCCCTGCCAAAAGCCTGGAATAGTGTCAAGATTCTACTTGAAACAAGTCCGCAAGAAGTAAATCTTGAAGAAGTGAAAGAAATTCTCCTTGCTCTTGAAAATGTTCACGAAATCACTCAACTGAATGTCTGGACCATGGATGGATATGACCATTGTGCGACAGTGACGGTCAAACTAACAAATCCTGCTGTAGCAGACAAGACCAAAGCAAAAATACGGAATTCTCTCATCACCTTTGGCATTGTCCAAAGCACCATCGAAATTTTGTAA
- a CDS encoding prepilin peptidase, with protein MKTIILFFLGASIGSFLGLVIDRFPEQSIIAPSSHCNACKRRLKAWDLVPIISQLSTKSKCRYCKAKIPYWYLGLEFLAGLLVLLCHFHILSIAETILILAGLVLTIYDIKHQEYPFAVWLLFTFVALILSQLNWLFCGFLLLAYLTEKWQLNIGSGDFLYLASLSLLFGFTEIIWIIQLSSILGLAIFFIFKPKSLPYVPFLFLASLIINITL; from the coding sequence ATGAAGACAATTATCCTATTTTTCCTGGGAGCTTCTATCGGCTCCTTCCTGGGATTGGTCATCGACCGTTTCCCTGAACAGTCCATTATCGCCCCATCTAGTCACTGCAATGCCTGCAAACGACGGCTCAAGGCTTGGGATTTAGTTCCTATTATTTCTCAGCTTTCCACAAAATCTAAATGCCGTTACTGCAAGGCGAAAATTCCTTATTGGTATCTGGGACTGGAATTCTTAGCTGGTCTATTAGTCCTGCTCTGCCATTTTCATATCCTATCCATAGCTGAAACTATTCTTATCTTAGCCGGGTTGGTCTTGACCATTTACGACATCAAGCATCAGGAATATCCCTTCGCTGTCTGGCTACTTTTTACTTTTGTTGCCCTCATTCTCTCCCAGCTCAACTGGCTTTTCTGTGGCTTTTTGCTCCTGGCCTATCTGACTGAAAAATGGCAACTCAATATCGGTTCTGGCGATTTTCTCTATCTGGCAAGTCTGTCACTTTTGTTTGGCTTTACAGAAATTATCTGGATTATTCAACTTAGTTCCATTTTAGGACTGGCTATCTTTTTCATCTTTAAACCCAAATCCCTCCCCTATGTACCTTTTTTATTCCTTGCCAGCCTGATTATCAATATCACTCTCTAA
- a CDS encoding nicotinate phosphoribosyltransferase: MTVFTDDSLTLHTDLYQINMMQVYFNQKIHNKHAVFEVYFRSQPFKNGYAVFAGLERVVEYLNTLSFSQTDIDYLTELGYPKDFLDYLANLEMNLTVRSAKEGDLVYANEPIMQIEGPLAQCQLIETAILNIVNYQTLIATKARRIKAVIEDEMLMEFGTRRAQEMDAAIWGTRAAFIGGASATSNVRAGKIFGIPVAGTHAHALVQTYGDDYKAFKAYAETHHDCVFLVDTYDTLRIGVPAAIKVAKEMGDKINFKGVRIDSGDMAYISKKVRQQLDEAGFTEAKIYASNDLDENTILNLKMQKAKIDVWGVGTKLITAYDQPALGAVYKIVSIEDEDGSMRDTIKLSSNVEKVSTPGKKQVWRITSKEKGKSEGDYITFADTDVSQMDSIYMFHPTYTYINKTVENFDARPLLIPIFEEGKQVYELPSLAEIQAYANQEFDKLWDEYKRVLNPQLYPVDLAQDVWDNKMNIINRIRKQSQAKSI; this comes from the coding sequence ATGACAGTTTTTACAGATGACAGTTTAACCCTGCATACCGATCTTTACCAGATCAATATGATGCAGGTCTATTTTAATCAAAAGATCCACAATAAACATGCCGTGTTTGAAGTCTATTTCCGTTCTCAGCCCTTTAAAAATGGCTATGCCGTCTTTGCTGGTTTGGAGCGTGTAGTAGAATACCTCAACACTCTTTCCTTCAGCCAGACAGATATTGACTATTTGACTGAATTAGGCTATCCCAAGGATTTCCTGGATTATTTGGCAAATCTAGAAATGAACTTGACCGTTCGTTCTGCCAAGGAAGGTGACCTGGTCTATGCCAACGAGCCTATCATGCAGATTGAAGGACCACTTGCCCAGTGCCAGTTGATTGAAACAGCTATTCTCAATATCGTCAACTACCAAACCCTGATTGCTACCAAGGCCCGTCGTATCAAGGCAGTGATAGAAGATGAAATGCTGATGGAATTTGGTACCCGTCGTGCCCAAGAAATGGATGCTGCCATTTGGGGCACCCGCGCAGCCTTTATCGGTGGTGCTTCTGCCACTTCCAATGTCCGAGCAGGTAAAATCTTCGGCATTCCTGTTGCTGGTACCCATGCCCATGCCCTAGTCCAAACCTACGGCGATGATTACAAGGCTTTCAAGGCCTACGCTGAAACCCATCACGACTGTGTTTTCTTGGTAGATACCTATGATACCCTTCGAATCGGTGTTCCTGCCGCCATAAAAGTTGCCAAGGAAATGGGCGATAAGATTAACTTCAAAGGAGTGCGGATTGATTCTGGTGATATGGCCTATATTTCCAAGAAGGTCCGTCAACAGTTGGATGAGGCTGGTTTCACTGAGGCAAAAATCTACGCGTCCAATGACCTGGATGAAAATACCATCCTCAACCTCAAAATGCAAAAGGCAAAAATTGATGTCTGGGGAGTGGGCACTAAGTTGATCACCGCCTATGACCAACCAGCCTTGGGGGCTGTCTATAAGATTGTATCCATCGAAGATGAAGACGGAAGCATGCGAGATACCATCAAACTGTCTTCAAACGTGGAAAAAGTATCGACACCTGGCAAAAAACAAGTCTGGCGCATCACCTCAAAAGAAAAGGGCAAGTCAGAAGGCGACTATATCACCTTTGCGGATACGGATGTCAGCCAAATGGACAGCATTTATATGTTCCATCCAACCTATACCTACATCAACAAGACCGTTGAAAACTTCGACGCCCGTCCCCTCCTTATTCCAATTTTTGAAGAGGGCAAGCAAGTCTATGAATTACCAAGTCTAGCGGAAATTCAAGCCTATGCCAACCAAGAATTTGACAAGCTCTGGGACGAATACAAACGTGTCCTCAACCCTCAACTCTATCCAGTTGACCTGGCCCAAGATGTCTGGGATAACAAGATGAACATCATCAATCGCATTCGCAAACAAAGCCAAGCCAAATCCATCTAA
- the nadE gene encoding ammonia-dependent NAD(+) synthetase, whose translation MTLQETIIKELGVKPSIDPNEEIRRSIDFLKDYLKKHPFLKTYVLGISGGQDSTLAGRLAQLTMEEMRAETGDDSYQFIAIRLPYGVQADESDAQAALAFIQPDVSLTINIKESTDAMAAAVNANGLSMSDFNKGNAKARMRMIAQYAVAGERKGAVIGTDHAAENITGFFTKHGDGGADILPLFRLNKRQGKQLLAALGADEKLYLKVPTADLEEDKPGLADEVALGVTYNQIDDYLEGKTIAPQAQTIIEGWWNKTAHKRHLPITIFDDFWK comes from the coding sequence ATGACCCTACAAGAAACCATTATCAAGGAACTAGGTGTCAAGCCAAGCATTGACCCAAATGAAGAAATCCGTCGCTCCATCGACTTTCTCAAAGACTATCTGAAAAAACATCCCTTTTTGAAAACCTACGTTTTAGGTATTTCGGGCGGTCAGGACTCAACCTTAGCAGGACGATTGGCCCAGCTGACCATGGAAGAAATGCGGGCGGAAACAGGTGACGACTCCTACCAATTTATCGCTATCCGTCTACCTTACGGTGTGCAGGCTGACGAGTCTGACGCCCAAGCAGCCCTCGCCTTTATCCAACCAGATGTCAGCCTAACCATCAACATCAAGGAATCTACAGATGCTATGGCAGCGGCTGTCAATGCAAATGGACTTTCTATGTCTGATTTTAATAAGGGAAATGCTAAAGCCCGCATGCGCATGATTGCCCAGTATGCAGTTGCCGGCGAACGCAAAGGGGCTGTGATTGGAACCGACCATGCCGCTGAAAATATCACTGGCTTCTTTACCAAGCACGGTGATGGCGGTGCAGATATCCTGCCCCTCTTCCGCCTTAACAAGCGTCAAGGTAAACAACTTCTAGCAGCCTTGGGAGCAGATGAAAAACTCTACCTCAAAGTCCCTACTGCAGACTTGGAAGAAGACAAACCAGGCCTTGCTGATGAAGTCGCTCTCGGTGTTACCTATAACCAAATCGACGACTATCTCGAAGGCAAGACCATCGCCCCTCAAGCCCAAACCATTATCGAAGGATGGTGGAATAAAACAGCCCACAAACGCCACTTACCAATCACGATTTTTGATGACTTTTGGAAATAA
- a CDS encoding VanZ family protein, giving the protein MRTFFQADGDLTKLGRQICKSLAGAYALAIVLLCFLPQTWYPQYKDFSTPGIIQIGRLYLLPTPFNSIVNGDKVDSLADLGWIFLQNFTNIFLLFPLVFLLLFLFEKWRSLKAVIRYSFFMSLFIECTQLLLDLLIDAGRVFEVDDLWTNTLGGVLAYGLYRCFIHTIMDCKLDK; this is encoded by the coding sequence ATGAGAACATTCTTCCAAGCAGATGGAGACTTGACCAAGCTAGGAAGACAAATTTGTAAAAGCTTAGCTGGGGCCTATGCTCTGGCTATTGTTTTACTCTGTTTTCTTCCTCAGACCTGGTACCCTCAATACAAAGACTTTTCCACACCAGGCATTATTCAGATTGGCCGACTCTATCTACTCCCCACTCCCTTTAATAGTATTGTCAACGGTGATAAGGTAGATAGCCTAGCAGATCTGGGCTGGATATTCTTGCAGAACTTCACCAATATTTTTCTACTCTTCCCTCTGGTTTTTCTTCTCCTTTTCCTTTTTGAAAAATGGCGGAGCCTTAAAGCAGTTATACGGTATAGTTTTTTTATGAGCCTGTTTATCGAGTGTACCCAACTCTTGCTAGACTTACTCATTGATGCGGGGCGAGTGTTTGAAGTGGATGACCTCTGGACAAATACCTTAGGCGGTGTTTTGGCTTATGGCCTCTATCGTTGTTTTATTCATACTATTATGGATTGTAAACTAGATAAGTAA
- the rlmN gene encoding 23S rRNA (adenine(2503)-C(2))-methyltransferase RlmN, which produces MKPSIYAFSQANLVDWILENGEKKFRATQIWEWLYRSRVQSFAEMTNLPKSLIEKLEENFVVNPLKQRIVQESKDGTIKYLFELPDGMLIETVLMHQHYGLSVCVTTQVGCNIGCTFCASGLIPKQRDLTSGEIVAQIMLVQKYLDERNQNERVSHIVVMGIGEPLDNYDNVMTFLRVVNDDKGLAIGARHITVSTSGLAPKIRDFAREGVQVNLAVSLHAPNNDLRSSIMRINRRYPIEVLFEAIEDYIKVTNRRVTFEYIMLNEVNDGVEQAQELADLTKNIRKLSYINLIPYNPVSEHDQYSRSTRERTLAFFDVLKKNGVNCVVRQEHGTDIDAACGQLRSNTLKKDREKARARIAAAKAKAGIGA; this is translated from the coding sequence ATGAAACCATCAATTTATGCCTTTAGTCAAGCCAATCTTGTGGATTGGATTTTAGAAAATGGGGAAAAGAAATTCCGTGCAACACAGATTTGGGAATGGCTCTATCGTTCCCGTGTCCAGTCCTTTGCGGAAATGACCAACTTGCCCAAGTCTTTGATTGAAAAATTGGAAGAAAACTTTGTGGTCAACCCACTCAAACAACGGATTGTACAGGAGTCTAAGGACGGTACTATCAAATACCTATTTGAATTGCCAGATGGCATGCTGATTGAAACAGTTCTCATGCACCAGCATTATGGTCTGTCAGTCTGTGTAACCACTCAGGTAGGTTGCAATATTGGTTGTACCTTCTGTGCTTCTGGTTTGATTCCTAAGCAACGGGATTTGACCAGTGGTGAAATTGTGGCTCAGATTATGTTGGTGCAGAAATACCTAGATGAGCGTAATCAGAATGAGCGCGTCAGCCATATCGTTGTCATGGGTATCGGTGAGCCGCTTGACAACTATGACAATGTCATGACCTTCTTGCGTGTGGTTAATGACGACAAGGGCTTGGCAATTGGGGCCCGTCACATTACGGTTTCGACTTCTGGTTTGGCACCAAAAATTCGTGACTTTGCACGTGAAGGTGTTCAGGTCAACTTGGCAGTTTCTCTCCACGCGCCCAATAACGACCTTCGTTCCAGCATCATGCGGATCAACCGCCGTTATCCAATCGAGGTCTTGTTCGAGGCAATCGAGGACTATATCAAGGTTACCAACCGCCGTGTGACCTTTGAGTATATCATGCTTAATGAGGTCAACGATGGGGTTGAACAGGCGCAAGAATTGGCTGATTTGACCAAGAATATCCGTAAATTGTCTTATATCAACCTTATTCCATACAACCCGGTTAGTGAGCATGACCAGTATAGCCGTTCAACTAGAGAGCGGACCCTGGCTTTCTTTGATGTTTTGAAGAAAAATGGGGTCAACTGTGTCGTTCGTCAGGAACATGGTACAGATATTGATGCGGCATGTGGTCAGTTGCGTTCCAATACGCTCAAGAAAGATCGCGAAAAGGCGCGTGCTCGCATTGCAGCAGCCAAAGCCAAGGCAGGTATTGGAGCATGA
- a CDS encoding YutD family protein has protein sequence MKKDISPEMYNYNKYPGPSFARVGDKVVSENIELDLVEDYKEAFDQTIFGQRFSQLMLKFDYIVGDWGNEQLRLKGFYKDDKTVKSDSKISRLDDYLTEFCNFGCAYFVLANPNPQDLPVEEEDRPRRKRSRSRNRNRNQQRTEPIAPKESKNSRNDRQKKGKQQNKQPEQRHFTMKNAGAKASQTERSQKRDRKENNREMNEAKRSFVIRQK, from the coding sequence ATGAAAAAAGATATTTCACCAGAAATGTATAACTACAACAAGTATCCTGGACCTAGTTTTGCTCGAGTAGGGGACAAGGTTGTATCTGAAAATATTGAACTAGACCTTGTGGAAGACTATAAAGAGGCTTTTGACCAGACTATTTTCGGTCAGCGTTTTTCACAGTTGATGCTCAAGTTTGACTATATTGTCGGCGATTGGGGCAATGAGCAACTGCGTTTGAAGGGCTTTTATAAGGATGATAAGACTGTTAAGTCTGACTCTAAAATCAGTCGTTTGGATGATTATTTGACGGAATTCTGTAATTTTGGTTGTGCTTATTTCGTCTTAGCCAATCCAAATCCGCAGGACTTACCTGTTGAGGAGGAGGACAGACCTCGTCGTAAGCGGAGTCGTTCTCGTAATCGCAACAGAAATCAGCAGCGGACGGAGCCGATTGCGCCAAAGGAAAGTAAGAATAGTCGCAATGACCGTCAGAAAAAAGGGAAGCAGCAGAACAAGCAGCCGGAACAGCGTCATTTTACTATGAAAAATGCGGGTGCCAAGGCTAGTCAGACGGAGCGTAGTCAGAAGCGTGACCGTAAAGAAAATAATCGAGAGATGAATGAGGCTAAGCGTAGCTTTGTTATCCGTCAGAAGTAG
- a CDS encoding SepM family pheromone-processing serine protease: MKKNKKLLLISSIVLGTLLIWFTVFVPLPYYLEKPGGASDIRQVLTVNDQEDKETGSYNFTYVSVHQATALQLLAAQFDPYTSVSSAEEMTGGADSEEYFRIAQFYMETSQNMAKYQGLTLAGKEVSMDFFGVYVLALAEDSTFKEILNIADTVVSINGKTFESSPDLIKYVSSLELGSDVTVGYVSGGQEKSADGQIIKLSNGKNGIGITLVDHTEVKSSVPIEFQTGNIGGPSAGLMFTLAIYTQLADPTLRDGRVIAGTGTIEQDGSVGDIGGADKKVLSAAKAGASIFFVPNNPVDEEILKEDPRAKTNYEEAKEAAEKAGLDIEVVPVKTAQDAIDYLKTTKGE, encoded by the coding sequence ATGAAGAAAAATAAGAAATTACTACTGATTAGCTCCATTGTCTTAGGTACTTTATTGATTTGGTTTACGGTCTTTGTACCCCTGCCATACTATCTGGAAAAGCCGGGAGGGGCTTCGGATATTCGTCAGGTTTTGACGGTCAATGACCAAGAAGACAAGGAAACTGGTTCTTACAATTTTACCTACGTTTCAGTCCATCAGGCAACAGCTCTGCAACTCTTGGCGGCCCAGTTTGACCCTTACACAAGTGTTAGTTCAGCAGAGGAGATGACAGGTGGGGCAGATAGCGAGGAATACTTCCGCATTGCCCAGTTCTACATGGAGACTTCGCAAAATATGGCCAAGTACCAAGGTTTGACCTTGGCTGGTAAAGAGGTCAGCATGGATTTCTTCGGGGTTTACGTTCTAGCTTTGGCCGAAGATTCAACTTTTAAGGAAATTCTCAATATTGCGGACACTGTTGTCAGCATCAATGGAAAAACCTTTGAATCCTCACCAGACCTGATTAAATATGTCAGCAGTTTGGAATTGGGCAGTGATGTGACCGTTGGTTATGTCAGCGGTGGACAAGAAAAATCAGCGGATGGGCAAATTATCAAGCTTTCAAATGGTAAAAACGGGATCGGGATTACTCTAGTTGACCATACGGAAGTGAAGAGTTCAGTGCCGATTGAATTCCAAACTGGCAATATCGGTGGCCCAAGTGCTGGTCTTATGTTTACCCTTGCTATCTATACGCAACTGGCTGATCCAACCTTGCGTGATGGGCGCGTGATTGCAGGAACTGGAACCATTGAGCAGGATGGTAGTGTTGGTGATATTGGTGGAGCAGATAAGAAGGTATTATCTGCAGCCAAGGCTGGAGCAAGTATCTTCTTTGTTCCCAACAATCCAGTTGATGAGGAGATCTTGAAAGAGGATCCAAGAGCTAAAACCAACTATGAAGAGGCTAAAGAAGCTGCTGAAAAGGCAGGTTTGGACATTGAAGTTGTGCCTGTCAAGACGGCTCAGGACGCCATTGACTATTTGAAGACAACAAAGGGCGAGTAA
- the coaD gene encoding pantetheine-phosphate adenylyltransferase produces MSDKIGMFTGSFDPITNGHLDIIKRASGLFDKLYVGIFFNPNKIGLFTGQERLALLQKVFEENEKIEVFLAGQELVVDVARERRVSHIVRGLRNGIDLEYEANFDYFNRQLAPELETVYLMSKPEYRNISSSQIRELIHYQQDISPYVPQVVSEEIKKNEEK; encoded by the coding sequence ATGTCAGATAAGATAGGAATGTTCACAGGATCCTTTGACCCCATTACCAATGGGCATCTGGATATCATCAAGCGAGCAAGTGGCCTGTTTGATAAGCTTTATGTGGGTATTTTTTTCAATCCCAATAAAATAGGTTTGTTTACAGGGCAGGAGCGTCTAGCCCTTCTACAAAAAGTTTTTGAGGAAAACGAGAAGATTGAGGTCTTTTTAGCTGGTCAGGAATTGGTGGTTGATGTGGCCCGTGAGCGACGGGTTAGTCATATCGTTCGAGGTCTCCGTAATGGAATTGACCTTGAATATGAGGCTAATTTTGACTATTTTAATCGCCAACTAGCTCCGGAACTTGAAACGGTTTATCTCATGTCTAAACCGGAGTATCGGAATATATCTTCTAGTCAAATCAGAGAATTGATTCATTATCAGCAAGATATTAGTCCCTATGTTCCCCAAGTTGTCAGTGAGGAGATAAAAAAGAATGAAGAAAAATAA
- the rsmD gene encoding 16S rRNA (guanine(966)-N(2))-methyltransferase RsmD encodes MRIVSGIYGGRPLKTLEGKTTRPTSDKVRGAMFNMIGPYFEGGRVLDLYAGSGGLSIEAVSRGMEAAVLVERDRRAQAIIRDNIRMTKEDSKFQLLSMEAKQALAHLSGSFDLVFLDPPYAAEDIVADITELCQRQLLSQEVMVVCETDKAVSLPEEIAELGIWKEKIYGISKVTVYVR; translated from the coding sequence ATGAGAATTGTATCAGGAATTTATGGCGGACGACCGCTAAAAACTTTAGAGGGTAAGACAACTAGGCCCACATCGGACAAGGTCCGTGGAGCCATGTTCAATATGATTGGTCCTTATTTTGAGGGTGGTCGAGTCTTGGACCTCTATGCAGGAAGTGGCGGTTTGTCTATCGAGGCTGTTTCTCGCGGCATGGAGGCTGCAGTTCTGGTCGAGCGTGATCGGAGAGCGCAAGCTATTATCCGCGATAATATCCGTATGACCAAGGAAGACAGCAAGTTTCAGCTTTTATCCATGGAAGCCAAGCAGGCTTTGGCTCACTTGAGCGGATCCTTCGACCTGGTCTTTCTGGACCCTCCCTATGCTGCTGAGGATATCGTCGCAGATATTACTGAGCTGTGTCAGCGCCAGCTTTTGTCCCAAGAGGTCATGGTGGTTTGCGAGACAGATAAGGCAGTTTCTCTTCCGGAGGAAATAGCAGAGCTGGGCATTTGGAAAGAAAAAATCTATGGAATTAGTAAGGTAACAGTCTATGTCAGATAA
- a CDS encoding serine protease translates to MMNRKFEKLSPAEMGIIAFMVLVLLISLVASWYKGTQTKTETSVARQELVSEDPAYKAAENAVIALEGNPSKEKLEAAQAAVDKLKSAIKKQELQTRIDKVKVAADNLTDAQTKARLQAELIRAEAAKKLEAERNGSSASSTSSEVTEEVVTATSTVSEEEVYQEETAYQEETTYQAETNTYIAPAQNTYSSPNATTTYTPPASQTETSTTPVSEVSETPVVETPVTEASTATETSAESPVASETPATSSTDNP, encoded by the coding sequence ATGATGAATAGAAAATTTGAAAAATTGTCACCAGCAGAAATGGGTATTATTGCCTTTATGGTACTTGTCTTGCTGATTAGTTTAGTTGCAAGCTGGTATAAAGGAACTCAGACAAAAACGGAAACTTCGGTAGCTAGACAAGAACTTGTTAGCGAAGATCCTGCCTATAAGGCGGCAGAGAATGCTGTGATTGCGCTTGAAGGAAATCCTAGCAAGGAGAAATTAGAAGCAGCTCAAGCTGCAGTTGATAAATTGAAATCGGCTATTAAAAAGCAAGAGCTACAGACCAGAATTGATAAGGTAAAGGTTGCAGCAGATAATTTGACGGATGCCCAGACTAAAGCTAGATTACAGGCTGAATTGATTAGGGCTGAGGCAGCTAAGAAATTAGAAGCTGAAAGGAACGGTTCCTCAGCAAGTTCGACTAGCAGTGAAGTGACAGAAGAGGTTGTAACAGCAACAAGCACGGTATCTGAAGAGGAAGTTTATCAAGAAGAAACTGCCTACCAGGAAGAAACGACTTATCAGGCAGAAACCAATACCTACATAGCTCCGGCACAAAATACCTATAGTAGCCCAAATGCTACGACGACTTACACTCCACCTGCTAGCCAAACAGAAACTAGTACAACTCCTGTGTCCGAGGTCAGTGAAACACCAGTTGTGGAAACACCAGTGACGGAAGCGTCAACTGCTACTGAAACTAGCGCAGAAAGTCCAGTTGCAAGTGAAACGCCAGCAACATCATCTACAGATAATCCATAG
- a CDS encoding rhodanese-like domain-containing protein: METLWVFIVFVVILGSWMGFNYWRLRQAATVIDNAAFAEKIHGGQLIDLRDPSEFGRKHILGARNIPYQQLRQSTAALRKDKPVLMYENDRGQLVTPAALHLKKQGFNEIYILSYGLNGWNGKVKTAK, translated from the coding sequence GTGGAAACCTTGTGGGTATTTATTGTTTTTGTCGTCATTTTAGGTTCGTGGATGGGCTTTAATTATTGGAGATTGCGTCAAGCAGCGACAGTCATTGACAATGCTGCCTTTGCAGAGAAAATTCATGGAGGTCAGCTGATTGACCTACGAGATCCAAGTGAGTTCGGTCGCAAGCATATTCTGGGTGCCAGAAATATTCCCTACCAGCAATTACGCCAATCAACAGCAGCTTTACGTAAGGACAAGCCTGTTTTGATGTATGAAAATGATCGTGGGCAATTAGTGACACCAGCAGCCCTTCATTTGAAGAAACAAGGTTTTAATGAAATCTACATTCTAAGTTACGGTTTGAATGGCTGGAATGGAAAAGTAAAGACTGCTAAATAG
- a CDS encoding YqgQ family protein, producing MKRLYDVQQLLKRFGIIIYMGNRLYDIEMMQIELNRVYQAGLLDRLDYMEAELVLRREHRLELEYQKLKESK from the coding sequence ATGAAACGACTATACGATGTACAACAGTTGCTAAAACGTTTTGGTATAATCATCTATATGGGCAATCGTTTGTATGACATTGAGATGATGCAGATAGAGCTCAATCGGGTCTATCAGGCAGGTCTTCTGGATAGATTGGACTACATGGAGGCCGAATTGGTTTTGCGACGGGAACATCGTTTGGAATTAGAGTATCAGAAGTTGAAGGAGAGTAAGTAG
- a CDS encoding response regulator: MRILVAEDQAMLRDALCQLLGFQDAVEAVLQAENGSQAIALLEKEPVDVVLLDIEMPEKTGLDVLEWVRGQALPVKVVIMTTFKRPGYFERAVKADVDAYVLKERSIADLMRTIETVLAGRKEYSPELMDILLTQRSPLTAQESQLLKLVADGLSNKEIASQLYLSDGTVRNYMTSILSKLGAENRTAAVKVAQEKGWIA; encoded by the coding sequence ATGAGAATCTTAGTCGCAGAAGATCAAGCAATGCTGCGGGATGCCCTCTGTCAGCTCTTGGGTTTTCAAGATGCGGTTGAGGCTGTTTTACAGGCAGAAAACGGCAGTCAGGCCATTGCTCTTTTGGAAAAAGAGCCAGTAGATGTGGTGCTCTTAGATATAGAAATGCCTGAAAAGACGGGCCTAGATGTCTTGGAATGGGTGCGGGGGCAAGCCTTGCCTGTCAAGGTTGTCATCATGACCACCTTCAAGCGACCGGGCTATTTCGAGCGGGCAGTCAAGGCAGATGTGGATGCCTATGTGCTCAAGGAACGTTCCATCGCAGACCTCATGCGGACTATTGAAACGGTCTTGGCGGGGCGAAAGGAATATTCACCAGAATTGATGGACATTCTCCTGACCCAACGCAGTCCTTTGACAGCCCAAGAAAGTCAGCTACTTAAGCTGGTGGCAGATGGCTTGTCCAATAAGGAGATCGCCAGCCAGCTTTATCTGTCTGATGGGACGGTCCGAAACTACATGACCTCTATCCTGTCCAAGCTAGGTGCCGAAAACCGCACCGCTGCTGTTAAGGTGGCACAGGAAAAGGGCTGGATAGCATAA